The Stenotrophomonas maltophilia sequence CGCTGGGTGGCCGTTGAACGCGATGATCTGCTACGTCCGCAGAAGTGGCAGGCAACGGGCATCGCGGTGCAGCCCGCCAACCCCATCGAGCTGAGCCCGGAGTGGATCGGTATCGCCTGGGAGCTTGGATTGTCGCTGGATGGCCGCAAACTGCGTCTTCGTGATGATGGCAGCGGACAGTTGCAGGTCGTGCAATGAAGCAGGCGGCACGCGGGTTCACCCTGATCGAAGTGCTCATCGCGCTGGCGATCGTGTCGATTGCACTGGCGGCGGTGATGCGCTCGGTGGCGGTGGCGACCGACGATCAGTCGCGGCTGCGGGATCGCCGCCTGGCATTGATGTGTGCGCAGGACCGATGGCAGGAACTGCGCCTGAGCGGACAGGCACCGCAGGATGCGCGGCAGCGCTGCGTGCAGGGGCGCAGCAGCTTCCTGGTGCTTCAGCATCTGGGCACAGGCAACGACGGGCAGCCACAGCTGGAACTGAGCGTGGTTGCCGAGGACGCGCCGCGGCAGTCACTCGCGCGAATGCAGCTGCCGTGGACAGCGACGCGATGAGACGCGCAGCGAGAGGCTTCACCCTCATCGAGGTGATGATTGCGATCACCATCATGGGCGTACTGGCACTGATCTGCTGGCGGGCGCTCGACAGCGTGGCCAGCAGCGACCAGCGCCTGCGCCGGGCAGATGCCGAGACCACGACGGCGCTGCGCGTGCTGCAGCAGTTCCAGCGCGATATCGAAATGCGCGCAGACGATGCGCTGATGAATGGCGCAGTACGCCCCGCGGACCAGCCTCAGCGCCTGCTCCCCCCTTCACTGGTGAGCGAACGGCATACGGATGGAAGCTTCGCGCTGGAGATCACCCGCAGCGTGGGCAGTGATGGCCTGCGCTGGCAACGGGTTCGCTGGTGGCGGCAAGGCAATACGCTGTGGCGGGCCAGTGGTGCGGCCACGGACCGGTATCCGCTGCCGGCGCCGGATCTGTCGAAGGGAATTGCGGTTGCGCGCGATGTGCAGCGGTTCGACGTGCGGGCGTGGCAGCCGGGTGCCGGGTGGGCGGTGTTGCCCAGCGACGACGACGTGCTGCCGGCCACCGGACTTGAGCTGCGGCTGGGGTTGCGCGATGGGCGCGGGCCCTTGAGTTACCGGCGGGTGCTGGAGCTTTAGGCATCGTTCGTGGCACCACATCCACGCATGGCGTGGATCTACTGCCGACCAGGGTCGGCACCTGCCGGGGCGCGTTGGCATGACCCGGCGCCCCCTCCTGCCGCCGGGCGCCCTCCTGCACCCGGCGGCGCCGTGTCGGTGATCCTCACCGCTGATGGCCGCTCCCTGCCCTCCGTGCCGTCCTGGCTGGGGCCGCCACCGTTCCGTGGCGGCTGGCCCGATGCTGTTCGTTCTTCCCGCCCGATCGCATCCACGCATGGCGTGGATCTACGGTGGGTGCCGACCGTTGCTCGGCACGGCTGCAAGAGGCCTACCGGCGCTGCTTGCCCTCGTCGCGGCTCGCCTGCGGGAACTGGAAGGCACTGTTGGCGTCGTAGCCGCTGTTGGCGGTGTCGCCACGCGCCGGTGGCGCGATGCTGCTGGTGCCACTGCCGAAGCCGAGGATCTGCACGCTGATCACCGAGGGCTGGTTGCGCCGTGCGTCGTCCTGGCTCTTGCGCATCACGTCCTGGGCGGCCTGGCTGGCACTGTTGGCCGCCGCACTGGCCGATGCCAGTGCGTTGACATTGACGGTGGCCAGCACCGGCAGGCCCTTGCTTTCGCCCTGCACCTGGATGTTCGCGGCATTGAGCACCTGCAGCGCGGCCAGATTGATGTTGCCCGACACCCGGATGCCAGCCTCGCCGGCATCGATGGTACCCAGCGGAGCAACCAGATCGACGTCGCCCGGCGGCACCTCGGCGATCGGGTTCAATGTCGCGATACCCGCACCGCTGGCCGGTGCCTGCGGCGAAAGGATCACATTGCCCCAGGTGTCGTACAGGCGGCGCGGCGGCGTGTACAGCAGGCTGGTGCGCGAACCGCGGCCAGCATTGATGTCGCCCTGCTCCGACCACGCCAGGATGTCACCACCAAAGGTGGTCATCACCCGCGACAAGCCCAGCAGCACGCTGTCCTGGCTGAACAAGCGGACGTCGCCCTGCCCCTGGGTGACCAGGCCGGCGCTGGCCGGTGGCACCACGCCCTGAACGCCTACAACGATCCGTCCACCCGGTGCCATCAGTTCGATGTTGCCGCCGGCCTCGGTGCGTACGCCGGAACCGCCGTACATCAGGATATCGCCGGTACGGTCAATGGTCGCCCCACTGGCGTCCTTGTCCGGCATCAGCGTGGCGATGGCTTCACGCCCGCGCAGGTACGAACCGAATCGCGGGCCCTGCGCATCGGTGTACTCGCGGCCACCTTCGCGCAGCTCGGCGTAGTAGACCTGGCGCAGGAAGATGCGTTGCTGTTCCTTCGGCAGCGCGTCGAACAGGGCCAACGCCTCTGCACCGTCGGCAGTCCTGCCGAAGCGCTGCTGGAGCCACTGCTTGAGTTCCCTATCGTAGATCTTCACCGCCTTGCCCGGCTGCGAGGCCAGCGACTGCTCCGGGTCGGCCTGGTTGGCCGGATCCAGGTAGCGCGTCCGCACTGCATCGAAGTCGATGTGCTGGTTGCCGGCGGTCAACGCGATGCTCGCGCCCGGGCGGGTGTCACCCTGCACGATGCCGCCCAGGCTGACGATGCTGCCGGCCTCTTCCTGCCGCAACTGGCGGCCCGCACTGACCTCGGCGTTGCCCGGGCCGGCCACGGTCATGCTGCTGCGGACGATATCGCGGCCAGCGCTGATCATGCTGATGTCGGTGCCGGTGGTATTGAGCGATGTGACGTCCGATTCGAGCACATCGCGACCGGCGCGCAGCTGCACCGGCGCGCCGGCTTCGTACCAGTTGACCACCGAGCGCCCAGCACCCGCCGAAGAAAGGTCCAACGTGCGCTGGCTGCCCACCGTCAGGGAGCTGATGTCCCCTGCAGCCGCATAGAAGCGGCTGATTGCCGTCGGCTGCCACACCAGGCTACCCGCCAGCGGCGTGTTGGGCCCGAAGGCGAACAGGGGCAGTGATGCCTGCACCGAAGCACCGGTCGCATCGACCGACACGTTGCTCCGCACCGTCGCACCCGACGCATCCATTGCGATGAACGCCGGATCGAAGGGGCCCGGCAGGCGCACGTCGGCACCCGATCGGGTGACCTGCAGGCCATGCTTGGTGGAGAAGATCGACCCGCCAGCCAGAATGTCGAGGCGGCCACTGGCCGAGGGGGCCAGCAGCAGCACGTCCTGGGTGGTCCTGTCGGTCTCCTGAACGCCTTCCAGCCGCGGCAGCGAAATGTCACCACTGGCCGCGACGGCGCTGAAGCGGGACGGATACAGCCAGTAGTTCAGCCGGTCCATGGCACCGGTCACCCTGACCTGTTCCGCCCTCAGGTTGCTTCCGGTGAAGTGCATCGTCCCGGCCAGCGAAGGCGCCAGGCCTCCCCCTGCCGAGAACAGGTCCAGAGCAGTATTGGCCGTCCACAGCGAGAACCAGCTGGTACCGGACGCATGTCGCCCATTGTCCAGCAGCATATCGGTGTAATTGGCCACCGGTACACGACCCGGATCGGCCGCCCCGCCCAGCACCAGATCACCACGCGCCTGCAACTGCGCGGTGGCATCGCCCAGCAGGACCACCGGCCCACCCATCGCAACCGCGGAGCTGACCTTGTACGGTTCCAGCGAGGAATAGCTGTTCAGGGTGGCAGTGAGTCCGCCGATGCGCGCCGCATCCACCCGGGCACTGCCACGCAGGTTGACCAGCGCACCGTTCAGATCCAGGTCCTGCTGGTAGTCGCTCGGCTGCAAGCTGCTGGCACGCAGGCCCGGATTCAATGCCCCTCCTGTGCGCACGCTCAGGTCGCCACCACCAGTGAGGTGCAACTCGCCGTCACTGACCCGCCCCGTAGAGCCGACCGCCGCCACCACCGCACTGGAATGTGGCGCCGCGAAGAAGCCCAGGGCATTGCCCATCGGATCACGCACACCGGCATCGCGCCCCGCCTCGATCGCCAGGTTGCCACCACCCAGCGTGCCGAAGCCGGTGAAGCCAACCATGCGTGGCGACTTGTTCGGCCCCCCCTGCACCGCGCTGTAGGTGCCGAAATTGATCCACCAGCTGGTTGCCGTCGGCTGTACGCCGGCCGCAGCGGACGTACCCTGCCGCCACAACCAGTTGCCGACTGCGGCACTGGCATGGTCGGCCGGGTCGCGGTCCGGCGTTCCCGATTCCGCGCGCGCACTCCACACGTCGCCGATGATGTCGCGGCCCGCTTCGATGCGAAGGTTGCCACCATGATCGGGATACCAGGCCTGGTAGTTCGCCAGCGCGGCATCATAGGCGCCGGGGACCAGATTCGGGCCCAGCAACGAGGCACTGCCGGGCGCCGCCGAGCGGCCCGGGTTGAACGCCGCGTCCTTGCCGTCGCCGAGCGCGGTGGGCGCACCGGCGGTGTAGACGCCGAACGCAGAGCGCATGTGTACGTCCCGCGCGGCCAGCAGTTCCAGATCGCCCTTGCCGGTACGCAGAACACTCCAGGCCGGTGTGCCCAGGCGCTTGCCATAGGTGGTCACTTCGGTCAGCGTGCCGCCGCCATAACAGTAGCCGACGGTGGCGCAGAACGCCTCCTCGGTCATGCCCATCATCTCGGCGAAATCCTTGGCCGACGTCCCCACATAGGTCTCGTCACCCCAGAAGTCCATCGAC is a genomic window containing:
- the gspI gene encoding type II secretion system minor pseudopilin GspI; amino-acid sequence: MKQAARGFTLIEVLIALAIVSIALAAVMRSVAVATDDQSRLRDRRLALMCAQDRWQELRLSGQAPQDARQRCVQGRSSFLVLQHLGTGNDGQPQLELSVVAEDAPRQSLARMQLPWTATR
- a CDS encoding prepilin-type N-terminal cleavage/methylation domain-containing protein gives rise to the protein MRRAARGFTLIEVMIAITIMGVLALICWRALDSVASSDQRLRRADAETTTALRVLQQFQRDIEMRADDALMNGAVRPADQPQRLLPPSLVSERHTDGSFALEITRSVGSDGLRWQRVRWWRQGNTLWRASGAATDRYPLPAPDLSKGIAVARDVQRFDVRAWQPGAGWAVLPSDDDVLPATGLELRLGLRDGRGPLSYRRVLEL